A part of Ictalurus furcatus strain D&B chromosome 8, Billie_1.0, whole genome shotgun sequence genomic DNA contains:
- the olfml1 gene encoding olfactomedin-like protein 3A, protein MFLKLLVMLFMSLYDVKAQRSTQDVFMMEYFQRRILEMEERLISCNQDLQSMNQRMYDMSAEMRGQVRNVNVLKSEIQGYVDSLATRVDRVERDVEYLHTKLPDTSSVEISDSLLDQQVKEAQSKRKAVIIQGKECSTRFSGIKSQKIVKKAGDVVGSWLKDPTVDSSKIYFFSGSRNNTLLQFGSLKSFTDSNSTTKHKVIQLPRPWQGTGHAVYDGFVYYHNADTRNEVLKVSLVNRTVADRMLLPAAGRIPTYGLAPHTFLDFAVDKLGLWVIHADPDFGGNLVITKLDSRSLSVEHTWDTTCKSHNAEGAFIVCGTMYVVYNSHSGGRSSIQCLFDIHDSVWTEELPVMYFPKRYSSHSSMHYHPQDKQIYAWDDGYQTIYQLDVKKKLQVT, encoded by the exons ATGTTTTTGAAACTCTTAGTAATGCTCTTCATGTCCTTGTATGATGTAAAAGCTCAAAGATCGACTCAGGATGTATTTATGATGGAATATTTTCAGAGGAGAATCCTGGAGATGGAG GAACGTCTTATAAGTTGTAATCAAGACCTCCAGAGTATGAACCAGAGGATGTACGACATGTCCGCAGAGATGCGTGGTCAAGTTCGAAATGTGAATGTGCTAAAGTCAGAGATTCAAGGCTATGTGGACAGCCTAGCCACACGGGTGGACCGAGTGGAAAGAGATGTTGAGTACCTGCACACTAAACTTCCCGACACATCTAGCGTAGAGATCTCAGACTCTCTTCTAGATCAACAAGTGAAAGAAGCCCAAAGCAAAAGGAAAGCTGTAATCATACAGGGAAAAG AGTGTAGCACCAGATTCTCTGGCATCAAATCACAGAAAATAGTCAAGAAAGCAGGCGATGTAGTAGGCTCATGGCTAAAAGACCCAACCGTAGACTCCTCTAAGATCTACTTCTTTAGCGGCTCCAGGAACAACACTCTGCTTCAGTTTGGTTCGCTGAAAAGCTTCACAGACTCCAATTCAACCACCAAACACAAGGTCATCCAACTCCCTCGGCCATGGCAGGGAACAGGCCATGCTGTCTATGATGGTTTTGTCTACTATCACAACGCTGACACTCGAAACGAAGTGCTGAAGGTTAGCCTTGTCAACCGCACCGTGGCCGACCGCATGCTTTTGCCCGCTGCTGGACGCATACCCACCTATGGGCTCGCCCCTCACACTTTCTTGGACTTCGCTGTAGACAAGCTGGGATTATGGGTCATCCATGCAGATCCGGACTTTGGAGGAAATCTTGTGATCACTAAGCTGGACTCCAGAAGTCTGTCGGTGGAGCACACATGGGATACGACCTGCAAGAGCCACAATGCAGAAGGCGCCTTCATAGTCTGCGGCACCATGTATGTCGTCTACAACTCGCACTCTGGAGGGCGCTCCAGCATACAGTGCCTGTTTGATATACACGACAGCGTCTGGACCGAGGAATTGCCTGTGATGTACTTCCCCAAGCGCTACTCCAGTCACTCGAGCATGCACTATCACCCGCAAGACAAGCAGATCTATGCCTGGGATGATGGGTACCAAACCATCTACCAGTTGGATGTAAAGAAGAAGTTACAGGTCACCTAA